The Agrococcus sp. SGAir0287 DNA window TGGCAGCTCGTCGCCGTGGCCGGGCAGCACGCGAGCGTCGCCGAACGACTCGAGGCGATCGAGCGTCGCGAGGTAGTCGTCGATCGAGCCGTCGGGCTGCGCGATGACGGTCGTGCCGCGGCCGAGGATCGTGTCGCCCGTCACCATCGCGCCGTGCTCGCCGTGGTGCTCGATCCACAGCGCGATCGAGTCGGCCGTGTGGCCGGGCGCGGCGACGACGCGGATGGGCGCCTCGATCACGTCGAGCACCTCGTCGTCGACGAGCGGGTCCGCGCCGACGCACCACGCCTCGTCGAGACCGCGCAGCGGCACGCCCACGCGCTCGGCGAGCTCGATCGCGGCGTCGGTGTGGTCGTGATGGTGGTGCGTCACGACGACGAGGCGCACGGGCAGGCTCGCGAGCGTCGCGACGTGGGCGGCGTTGCGCGGGCCGGGATCGACCACGACGACGCCGCGCATGTCGCCGACGATCCACGTGTTCGTGCCGTCGAGCGTCATGGCCGAGGGGTTCGGCGCGAGGATGCGGCGGATGCCGACGTTGGCCACCATGCATCCACGCTATCCCCGCGGCCATGCGGCGCGCGTGCGGCGTCGATGGGTCGGCGATGGGTCCCGGCTGGGCGCATCCAGTCGACTCGCGGGCAGCGCTGCTTCGCTGTCTGGATGGACGATGCATCGACCTCCCCTCGTCGGCCTCGCGCGCCGTGGCAGGTCGTCGTCGGGATCGTGGTCGCGGCGCTCGGCGTCGCCCTCGCCTCGTACGTCGCCGGAGCCATCGCCGTGGTCGAGGGCATCTTCGCGCTGGGCGAGCCCGACGAGGGGTCCGCCCTGGCCCGCCTCGTCGCTGCCGCCGTGACCGCCGCGGCGGCCGTGTGCGCGATCGTCGCGGCCATCCGCCGGCGCGGATGGTCGCGTCCGCTGCTCGTGGTGGTCGCCGCCGCGTTCGCGGGCATCACGCTGCTGCAGCACGGGCAGTCGTGGTTCGTCGCGGCGCCGATCGTCGTGGGAGCCCTGCTGCTGTGGCTGCCGCCGTCGCGGCGTTGGTTCTCGGCGCGTCGCACCGGTCGCGCCGCCGACCCGGCGAGTCCCGCGCCGTCGCTGCGCGGGTAGCGTGGGCGGCATGGTCGACGCCGACGACGCTCTGCCCGCCGCCGCGACGGTCGTGCTGCTGCGCGACGCCGACGACCCCGTGCTGCCCGGCACCGAGGCGCTGCTGCTGCGTCGCCCCGACCGCGGCTCCTTCGCCGGGGCCTGGGTCTTCCCCGGCGGCCGCGTCGACGAGTCGGACGCCGGCGACGACGAGGATGCGCGGGCGCTGTCGGCCGCCATCCGCGAGACGCGCGAGGAGACGGGCCTCGAGCTCGCGGCCGGCGACCTGGCCGCCCTGTCGCACTGGACCCCGCCCGAGGAGACGAGCAGGCGCTACCGCACGTGGTTCTTCCTCGCGCGGGCGCCGCAGGCGGAGGTCGCGGCGAATCCGGGCGAGATCGAGGAGCACCGGTGGCTGCGCCCCGAGGATGCGCTCGACGCCCACGCGGAGGGCGATCTGCTGCTCTTCCCGCCCACGTGGGTCACGCTGCACGCGCTCGTGGGCGCCGCATCCGTCGACGACGCGCTCGAGGGCGTGCGCGCAGCGGGCGTCGACCGGTACGTGACGCGGCACGACGCCGCCGGCGCTCGATTCCTGTGGCACGGCGACGAGGCCTACGACGGGGCCGACGAGACGCTCGACGGCCCGCGCCACCGGCTGCTGACGGCCGAGCCGCGGTGGCGCTACGAGCGCCGCTGACCGCCACCGAGCGTCCAGTCGACGCCCGTAGCCTCGCTGCATGGCACACGGGATGCGCACGATCGGGCTCGCAGCGATGGCGCTGGCCGCGACGTCGACGGCCTCCTGCTCCGCGCCCCTCGCCTGCCCGACGGTCGGGTACTCGTCGACGCTCACGGTCGAGCTCGCCGAGCCGCGCGACGACATCGCCCTCGAGCTCTGCGTCACCGAGGGGTGCTCGCCGCGGGCGCGCGACGACCTGCCGGCCGACGAGCCGATCGTGGTCTGCGAGACCCTCGACTGCGTGACGGCGACGCCGACGCCCGACGAGCCCGCAAGGGCCGACGACGGCATCTGGATGCTCGAGGGCGACGGCGTCGACGGCTGGTCGGTCACGATCATGACCGGCGGCGAGGTCGTCGCGTATCGGCTCGTCGCGTCCGACGGCGTCGTGCTCGACGAGGGGGAGGTGACGCCCGACTGGGAGCGCGTCGGCGGATCCGAGCAGTGCGGTGGTCCGAGGGAGGCGGAGGTCGTGCTCGGCTGACGGCAGCCGCGCCCCTCAGCGGGTGAGCGCGTATGCGATGCAGAGCATCGTGACGACGAAGCCGCACGCGTAGTTGATGCCGAGGAACCAGCGCCAACCGCCGTTCGCACGACCCGAGTCGGCATCCGACACCGATCGGTACGGCCACGCGGCGATGACGTACGGCACGGCGAGCACCGCGGCGACGACGCCCGGCCAGCCCGTGAGCAGCATGAGCGCGCCCGCCCCGATCCACAGCCCGATCGCGAGCCGCGTCGTGCGGGCGGCGCCGAGCACCGTCGCGATCGACGCGATGCCGCCCTCGCGGTCCGGCACGACGTCCTGCACGGCCCCGAACGCGTGGCTCGCCATGCCCCAGAGGAAGAACGCGGCGAGCAGTGCGACGAGCTGCGGCGTCCAGGTGGCACCCGCGAGCACGAGGCCGTAGACCGCGGGCGAGACGAAGTGGGTCGACGAGGTCATCGAGTCGAGGAAGGGCCGCTCCTTCGTGCGCAGCGGCGGCGCCGAGTACGCGACGACCGCTGCGAGGCTCACCGCGAGCACGATCCACGACGGCCACGACCCGAGCACGACGAGCGCGATGACGAACGGCGCGCACACGACGGCGGAGGCGACGAGCGTCGGGCGATGCAGCTCGGGCGCGAGCAGCGCGCCCTCGACGCCACCCTTGCGCGGGTTGCGCAGGTCGGAGGGGTAGTCGAAGACGTCGTTGATGCCGTACATCGCGAGGTTGTACGGCACGAGGAAGAAGACGGTGCCGACGACGAGCGCGACGTCGATGCGGCCCGTGGCGATCACGTACGCCGCAGCGAACGGGAAGGCCGTGTTGATCCAGGACAGCGGCCGCGAGGATGCGACGAGCCGACCGATCACGCCCGCTCCTCTGCCTCGTCCGCCGTGCCCGCGCGCGGCCTGGCAGGCACGAGCGACCACACCGCGACGCCGACGAGCAGCGCGACCGCAGGGTAGGCGAGGTCCTCGATCGGCGCGAGCCACAGCAGGATGCCCGTCGTGCCGGGGCCGTACGAGAACAGGTCGGCGGCGATCATGAGCGAGTCGAAGACGATCGTCAGCACCGACAGCGCGACGAACGCGGCGAGCAGCGCCTGCACGGATCGGGGCGCGAGCCGACGACGCGCGACGAGCAGCAGCGCGAGGGATGCGGCGCCGAAGATCGCGATGAGCAGCAGGTAGGTCACGACGCCGGCCCCGTGCGCGGTCGCCGCGCCGCGAGGACGCGCATCGCCCCGCGCCACGCGACGATCGCGAGGTAGGAGAGGAAGACGAGGAAGACGGGCTCCTCGATCGGCAGGTGCGGCGCGAGCTCGATGCCGGTCATGCCTGCGCTCTCGCCGAGACGGAACAGGTCGATCGAGATCGCGACGAGATCCCAGACGAGCAGCACGAGCGTCGACGCGGCGACGGCGGCGAGCGTGCGCCGCGGATCGTGCCACAGCGCGAGCCGCCAGCGGCGGTCGAGGAGGGCCACGCCCCCCATCGACGCCAGCAGCGCGCCGAGGTAGGCGAACGACAGCAGCGTCACGAGGCGGTGCCCTCCGCGCGCTCCTCCTCGTCGAGCGGCGGCTCGGGCAGCGGGCCGACCGAGCGGTCGCCCCGCACGTGCTTCAGCACGAGCTCCGCCGAGATGAGGCACATGGGCATGCCGATGCCGGGCACGGTCGACTGGCCGGCGGTGAGCAGCCCGTCGACGCCCTTGTACGCCGTCGAGCCGCGCAGGAAGGCCGACTGCCGCAGCGTGTGCGCCGGCCCGAGCGCGGTGCCGCGCCAGGCGTCGAACCACTCGACGAAGTCCGCCGGGCCGATCGTGCGGCGCACGCGGATCCGGTCTGCGAGATCGGTCGCGCCCGTCCAGGATGCGATCTGCGCGATGGCGTCGTCGGCGATGCGCTCGACGGCGGCGTCGCCGGCGCCGTCGATGCCGCCGTGGCCGATGGAGGCGTCCGCGGGCAGCGGCACGAGCACGAAGAGGTTCTCCGAGCCCTCCGGTGCCACGGTCGCGTCGGTGCGGCTCGGCGCGCACACGTAGATGTTCGCGTCGCCGCCCGGCCACGGCACGGTGCCGTCGAGCGCCTGGAAGCCCGTGCGCCAGTCCTTCGTGAACAGCAGCGAGTGGTGGGCGAGCTCGGGCAGGCGACCCTCGACGCCCAGCAGCACGAGCACGGCGCTCGGCCCGGGCGTCGCCCGCTCCCAGCGGCGCTCGCCATGGGCGTGGAAGCGCTCGGGCAGCAGTCGCGTCTCGAGCGCGTGCATGTCGGATGCGGCGACGACGACGTCCGCGTCGAGCGACTCCGTACCGGCCCCTCGGTCGACCTCGACGCCCACGGCACGGCCGTCGACGACGCGGATGCTCGTGACGCGCGCGTTCGTCTCGATCGTCGCGCCGTGCGCTCGCGCGAGCCGCGCGAACGCGTCGACGATCGTGCCGAACCCTCCGACGGGATAGCCGACGCCGTCGACGAGGTCGAAGTGGCTCATGAGGTGGTACATGCTCGGTGCCGCATACGGATTCGTGCCGAGGAAGACGGCGGGGTAGCCGAGGATCTGCTGCAGCCGCTCGTCGTGCACCGTGCGCTCGATGCGGCGCGAGAGCGGCTCGAGCAGCAGGCGCGTCAGCGTCGCCGCCTCGCCGACGACGCCCGTGCCGCGCAGCGATGCGGGTGACTCGAACCGGTTGTAGAGCAGGCCGCCGACCGCGAGCTCGGCGACGCGCTCCGCCGAGTCGAGGTACGCGCCGAGCGCAGCGCCTGCGCCGGGCTCGATCGCCTCGAACGTCGCTTCGGCATCGGCGCGCTCCGAGCGCAGCTCGATCGGCGCGCCCCCTTCATGCCACACGCGGTATGCGGGGTCGAGTCGTACGACGTCGAGCTCGCGCTCCATCGTCGTGCCCAGCATGCGGAAGGCATGCTCGAACACGGAGCCCATGAGCAGCCACGACGGCCCCGTGTCGAAGGTGAACCCCTCGCTGCGCCACGTGCCCATGCGACCGCCGACCGCGTCGCGCTGCTCGAGCAGCGTCACGTCATGGCCGTCGCGCGCGAGGAGGGCGGCGGAGTGCAGCCCCGCGATGCCGCCGCCGATGACGACGGCGCGACGGCGCGCGTGCGCCCCCGTGCGACGTGCGCCGACCATCAGCGCACCGCCGCCGCGGCGAGGATGCGCAGCTTCTCGGGCCCCGGCACACGGACGCGCTCTCGGCGCAGCCGATCGGCGGGCGTCGTGCGCAGGCGGCGCGACAGCGCGGCGAAGAGCCCGTGCGCGGCACCCACGGCGCGCCGCGCGTCGCGCGGGAGCAGCGGCAGGGTCGCCTCGGCGGTCGCCAGGTCGGCGTCGATGCGGTCGAGCACGGCGTGCTTCGCCTCCTCGGTCGGATGCGCGGGGTCGAGCTGCGGCAGGTAGCGGCGGCCGAGGCCGTCGGCATCCGCCGCGAGGTCGCGGACGAAGTTGACGCGCTGGAAGGCCGAGCCGAGGGCGCGCGCACCCTCGTCGAGCCGCTCGCGCACGTCGGCGGGCGGCGGAGCGTCCGCGAGGAACGCCGCGAGGCACATGAGCCCGACGACCTCGGCCGAGCCGTACACGTACGCGTCGAGCTCGGCCTCGTCGGTGAGGTCGACGGGGTCGAGGTCGCGGCGCATGGAGGCGAAGAAGGGGCGCGTGAGCTCGGGACCGAACGCGGCGACCGACGCGGCGTCCTGGAACGCGTGCACGAGCAGGTTCGTCGAGAAGCGACGCTCGAGCGAGGCCTCGACCTCGCGCTCGAGCGCATCGAGCATCGTGCGGCGCTCGTCGACCGGCACGCCCGCCGCCTCCGCCGGGCCGTCGACGACCTCGTCCGCGAGGCGCACGACGCCGTAGATCGCACCGATCTGCCAACGGACCTCGGGCGTCAGCAGCCGCGACGCGAGGCCGAAGGACGTCGAGTAGTCGCGGATGACGAGAGCGGCCGAGCGGCGCGCGGTGCGGGCGTAGAGCTCGAGCCCGGTCTCCTCGGCCATCACCGCCTCCCGACGGCGGTCACGCGGGCTCCGCGGCGAGGTCCCGGCCGAGCTCCTCGAGCTGCCAGACGAGCCACGGGCTGAACGCGAACGGCGCCCCGGCGACGGCGGCGCGGAGGGCGGCGGGCGCCACCCAGGCGACCTCCGCGACCTCGTCGGGGTCGGGCAGCGGCTCGGCGAGCGCGACGGCCTCGAACACGGGGCAGATCTCGTGCTCGACGATGCCGCCCGCATCGACGGCGCGGTAGCGGAAGTCGGGGAGGATCGACGCGAGCGGACCGAGCTCGAGCCCCAGCTCGTCGCGAGCGCGACGGCGCACCGCCTCCTCCATGTCCTCGCCGGGCGCGGGATGCCCGCAGAAGGCGTTCGTCCACACCCCCGGCCACGTGCGCTTCGTCAGCGCACGACGGGAGACGAGCACCTCGCCGGCCTCGTTGCGCACGTGGCACGAGAACGCGAGGTGGAGCGGGGTGTCCGTCGTGTGGACGGTGGCCTTCGGATGGCTGCCGATGGGCGTGCCGTCGTCGTCGACCAGCACCACGAGCTCGACCGGTTCCTCCATCCCGCCACGCTACCGCGGCTCGCCCGCGGCGCCCTCGTCGCGAACGCCGTGCGCGCCCGTGTCGCCGGGATCGGAGGACACGGTGGCGAGCTGCTCGGCCTCGGCCGTGATGCGCTCCGCCATGCCCTGGAAGATGAAGTGATGGAAGGGGATGAGGACGGCCCAGTAGAGCCGGCCCGAGAGCCCCTTCGGGAAGAAGACCGCGCGCTGCCGATACGTGCTGCCGTCGCCGCG harbors:
- the idi gene encoding isopentenyl-diphosphate Delta-isomerase; translation: MEEPVELVVLVDDDGTPIGSHPKATVHTTDTPLHLAFSCHVRNEAGEVLVSRRALTKRTWPGVWTNAFCGHPAPGEDMEEAVRRRARDELGLELGPLASILPDFRYRAVDAGGIVEHEICPVFEAVALAEPLPDPDEVAEVAWVAPAALRAAVAGAPFAFSPWLVWQLEELGRDLAAEPA
- a CDS encoding prenyltransferase; this encodes MIGRLVASSRPLSWINTAFPFAAAYVIATGRIDVALVVGTVFFLVPYNLAMYGINDVFDYPSDLRNPRKGGVEGALLAPELHRPTLVASAVVCAPFVIALVVLGSWPSWIVLAVSLAAVVAYSAPPLRTKERPFLDSMTSSTHFVSPAVYGLVLAGATWTPQLVALLAAFFLWGMASHAFGAVQDVVPDREGGIASIATVLGAARTTRLAIGLWIGAGALMLLTGWPGVVAAVLAVPYVIAAWPYRSVSDADSGRANGGWRWFLGINYACGFVVTMLCIAYALTR
- a CDS encoding NUDIX hydrolase, with the translated sequence MVDADDALPAAATVVLLRDADDPVLPGTEALLLRRPDRGSFAGAWVFPGGRVDESDAGDDEDARALSAAIRETREETGLELAAGDLAALSHWTPPEETSRRYRTWFFLARAPQAEVAANPGEIEEHRWLRPEDALDAHAEGDLLLFPPTWVTLHALVGAASVDDALEGVRAAGVDRYVTRHDAAGARFLWHGDEAYDGADETLDGPRHRLLTAEPRWRYERR
- a CDS encoding phytoene/squalene synthase family protein encodes the protein MAEETGLELYARTARRSAALVIRDYSTSFGLASRLLTPEVRWQIGAIYGVVRLADEVVDGPAEAAGVPVDERRTMLDALEREVEASLERRFSTNLLVHAFQDAASVAAFGPELTRPFFASMRRDLDPVDLTDEAELDAYVYGSAEVVGLMCLAAFLADAPPPADVRERLDEGARALGSAFQRVNFVRDLAADADGLGRRYLPQLDPAHPTEEAKHAVLDRIDADLATAEATLPLLPRDARRAVGAAHGLFAALSRRLRTTPADRLRRERVRVPGPEKLRILAAAAVR
- a CDS encoding lycopene cyclase domain-containing protein, with the protein product MTLLSFAYLGALLASMGGVALLDRRWRLALWHDPRRTLAAVAASTLVLLVWDLVAISIDLFRLGESAGMTGIELAPHLPIEEPVFLVFLSYLAIVAWRGAMRVLAARRPRTGPAS
- a CDS encoding lycopene cyclase domain-containing protein; its protein translation is MTYLLLIAIFGAASLALLLVARRRLAPRSVQALLAAFVALSVLTIVFDSLMIAADLFSYGPGTTGILLWLAPIEDLAYPAVALLVGVAVWSLVPARPRAGTADEAEERA
- the crtI gene encoding phytoene desaturase family protein; translated protein: MVGARRTGAHARRRAVVIGGGIAGLHSAALLARDGHDVTLLEQRDAVGGRMGTWRSEGFTFDTGPSWLLMGSVFEHAFRMLGTTMERELDVVRLDPAYRVWHEGGAPIELRSERADAEATFEAIEPGAGAALGAYLDSAERVAELAVGGLLYNRFESPASLRGTGVVGEAATLTRLLLEPLSRRIERTVHDERLQQILGYPAVFLGTNPYAAPSMYHLMSHFDLVDGVGYPVGGFGTIVDAFARLARAHGATIETNARVTSIRVVDGRAVGVEVDRGAGTESLDADVVVAASDMHALETRLLPERFHAHGERRWERATPGPSAVLVLLGVEGRLPELAHHSLLFTKDWRTGFQALDGTVPWPGGDANIYVCAPSRTDATVAPEGSENLFVLVPLPADASIGHGGIDGAGDAAVERIADDAIAQIASWTGATDLADRIRVRRTIGPADFVEWFDAWRGTALGPAHTLRQSAFLRGSTAYKGVDGLLTAGQSTVPGIGMPMCLISAELVLKHVRGDRSVGPLPEPPLDEEERAEGTAS
- a CDS encoding MBL fold metallo-hydrolase; protein product: MVANVGIRRILAPNPSAMTLDGTNTWIVGDMRGVVVVDPGPRNAAHVATLASLPVRLVVVTHHHHDHTDAAIELAERVGVPLRGLDEAWCVGADPLVDDEVLDVIEAPIRVVAAPGHTADSIALWIEHHGEHGAMVTGDTILGRGTTVIAQPDGSIDDYLATLDRLESFGDARVLPGHGDELPSLAGVVRAYREHRLQRLAEVRQALSRLGADASVEDVANLVYADVPSSVRAAVEASVAAQLAYLRR